The sequence AGTTCGCTGTCTAACGGACAGCGGCGTGATGAACAGACTGACAAAACAGTAAATGCAGTAGGCCGACAAGGATACAACAAAGCCGCCTCGGGTTATCATAACCAATCAACGTATAAAGGCAGCGGAGCCAAGTGCGGGAATTGCGGGACTTTTCATCAACCACGGCAATGTCCTGCCTATGGCAAACAATGCAAGGGTTGCAAAAGGCTAAATCACTTCATCCGCTGCTGCAGGTCAACCAATAAACAAGTCCACAGCGTAGAGGAGGAGGACGATGACGGTACGTACGAGTCTTTGTTCATTGGCAGCATCAATCAGTTAAAGGGAACAGACGAGTCTGATCAACAATGGCTAACGAAACTGAAGATGGGTCAGCGGCAGGTTTTCGTGAATTTGAAGATAGATACGGGAGCACAGGCCAACGTGCTGCCGTATGACCTATTCAAGCGGATCTGTAACAAACGAGATCTCATAAAAACGAAAATACGGTTAACCACTTACGACGGAACACCGCTACCGGTGGCAGGGAGTTGCAGGATTCGATGCATATACAAGGATAACACATTTTACGAGGATTTCGTAGTAGTGGACAAACGCAGTGATCCGGTCCTAGGGCTTCGCACGTCTGTCAAGATGAATTTGCTTCAACGTATCGATGCGCTTAATAGGCCTACGTCAGATAGTGAATGCATACTCGACGAATATAAGGATATATTCGAAGGTCTTGGTTGTCTAGATGTGCCAGAGCATCATATTGAAATTGATCCATCAGTGAAACCAGTGATTCATGCGCCGAGGAAATTTCCCATTGCAATGCAGGATAGATTCAAAACTCAACTTGATCGATTGGTTGGTATGAATGTGCTCAAAAAAGTGGATGAGCCCACTGATTGGGTAAATTCAATTGTGTTAGTTGAAAAATCAGATAAATCGCTACGTATTTGTTTAGATCCGAAAGATTTAAACACTGCTGTGAAACGGgagcattttccattgatcacATTGGATGAAATTAGCACTAAACTCGCTGGGGCGAAGTACTTTACTGTTCTTGACGCGTCCAATGGATTCTGGCAACAAAAGTTGGATACGGAAAGTTCTATGCTCACAACATTCAACACATGTTTTGGGAGGTATCGCTTTCTCCGTCTTCCGTTCGGAATCTCCTCGAGTGCTGAAGTGTTCAATAAAGCAGTGACGCAAATTCTGGAAAATTT comes from Lineus longissimus chromosome 15, tnLinLong1.2, whole genome shotgun sequence and encodes:
- the LOC135499377 gene encoding uncharacterized protein LOC135499377, with the protein product MSSDDETEEENTGPQIVMAERPNLKPPAPLALTGNISANWRRWKQKFTIFLTASRITEEPIKVALLLHSIGDEGLEVFNSFGLPDDVEYAPLIQKFEEYCTPQKNVTFERHRFNSRIQQEGESFDCFLTDIKIKAKDCEFDTLRDSLIKDRIVFGIRMDRTRERLLREKELTLTKAIDICRAAELTKEQMSSLSNGQRRDEQTDKTVNAVGRQGYNKAASGYHNQSTYKGSGAKCGNCGTFHQPRQCPAYGKQCKGCKRLNHFIRCCRSTNKQVHSVEEEDDDGTYESLFIGSINQLKGTDESDQQWLTKLKMGQRQVFVNLKIDTGAQANVLPYDLFKRICNKRDLIKTKIRLTTYDGTPLPVAGSCRIRCIYKDNTFYEDFVVVDKRSDPVLGLRTSVKMNLLQRIDALNRPTSDSECILDEYKDIFEGLGCLDVPEHHIEIDPSVKPVIHAPRKFPIAMQDRFKTQLDRLVGMNVLKKVDEPTDWVNSIVLVEKSDKSLRICLDPKDLNTAVKREHFPLITLDEISTKLAGAKYFTVLDASNGFWQQKLDTESSMLTTFNTCFGRYRFLRLPFGISSSAEVFNKAVTQILENLEGVISYIDDLLVWGRTKEEHDERLRKVLDRLREKGLKLNRRKCRVGLSEVVYIGGLLSADGVKPDPQKVQAIVDMPQPDCKAALRRFLGLVTYFGKYLPNLSDITSPLRQLLPEDAEWAWLKQQSDAVAQLKTMLTTAPTLKFYDVTKPVTLTVDAETRPQLIF